One window of the Falco biarmicus isolate bFalBia1 chromosome 2, bFalBia1.pri, whole genome shotgun sequence genome contains the following:
- the LOC130144800 gene encoding 2-oxoglutarate receptor 1-like, with protein MNTTNDNLANPTTWQDTEGDFPNCTGVEVDLKTLYLLITYSIISLVGFLGNIIVIYVSSFKMRPWKSGTIITLNLALTDLLYVTSLPFLVHCYASGEHWIFGEFVCKFIHFGFHFNLYSSILFLTCFSTLRYVVVVHPTKLFLWLLGPAHGLATNKRLADSLSLSSWWSSLCASSLSTPFRWLGLSYGSVQSAVTWKSKSTPPVSSLRHWLHSTHGNLLLYVVTGGNFQQAMLSRSRCKWSKYVQQPGSYNYVTKSETALKL; from the coding sequence ATGAACACCACAAATGACAACTTAGCCAACCCCACCACCTGGCAAGACACTGAAGGTGATTTTCCGAACTGCACTGGTGTGGAAGTCGATCTGAAGACTTTGTACCTCCTCATTACATATAGCATCATTTCCCTGGTGGGCTTCCTGGGAAACATCATTGTGATTTATGTTTCCAGCTTCAAGATGAGGCCTTGGAAGAGCGGCACCATAATCACGCTGAACCTGGCACTCACAGACCTGCTGTACGTCACCAGCCTTCCCTTCCTGGTACACTGCTATGCCAGTGGGGAGCACTGGATCTTTGGTGAATTCGTGTGCAAGTTCATCCACTTTGGCTTCCACTTCAACTTATACAGTAgcatcctcttcctcacctgCTTCAGCACCTTACGCTACGTGGTGGTTGTCCACCCTACGAAGTTATTCCTTTGGCTACTGGGTCCTGCACACGGACTTGCTACAAACAAAAGGCTCGCAGACTCACTGTCCTTGTCCTCTTGGTGGTCTTCTCTGTGTGCTTCCTCCCTGTCCACGCCTTTCAggtggctggggctgagctATGGTTCTGTCCAGTCAGCTGTCACATGGAAAAGCAAATCCACTCCACCTGTATCATCTCTCAGACACTGGCTGCACTCAACACATGGCAACCTACTGCTTTATGTCGTGACTGGAGGTAACTTCCAGCAGGCCATGCTCTCTCGTTCAAGGTGTAAGTGGAGCAAATACGTCCAGCAGCCTGGGAGTTACAATTACGTGACCAAGTCAGAAACTGCATTAAAGTTATGA